TTTGTTGTAGAATCCCCCGCAATGTTATGTTTGCAACTCTTTCATATCACTGCACCACTATTGAGTGTAAAAACATACTTTGATTGAGATTTGAAATCATCTGGATAAGTCATGAAGCTTGCATCAGTGTAACCATTTACAATAAGGTCTTCATTGCCTCCATAAACAaggaacatttccttagtccttaagTATTTAAAATGTTTTTAACTATTGTCCAATGAACCAATCCACTTTGGTATTTGCTCTGCTAACACTTAGTGCATAGGAAACATTTGGTCTTATAGAGCATGCATTATATATCCAATTGTCGAGGCATATGGAACATCACTCATATGCACTCGCTCGTCAACTGTTTGCGACACTAATTCTTGGTTAGTACCGTGTCATGTGACATTGGGAGTAAAACCTCCTTGGTGTTCCTCATTTTAAATCTCTTTAAAACCTTGGTGTTCCTCATTTTTTGTTGACATTATTTGTCTTGAAGTTGCTTACCCACACACCATGCAGTATATCTATATATGTAATGCATAACATGTATGCACTTCAGAAAACTACAAAAGGGGCTTGATTAATCCGGTTTTGCAATGTTTTTTTACTAGTCAATTTTGCAATGTCTGTGGCATAAATTATATGGTACTCGAGAGCAGAGGATATGAAAACATCAAGATGGATTTATATACAAAAATAGGACTACTATTATTATTGGGAGCAACTAGTTGAGGAGTACTAGTTGCGGGCTCCCGTAAGGGTCACTTTTGATGGGCTTAGACTGTGCCACCGCCACATGTCGCATGCTGGGCACTCCCTcgggattttattttttatttctctgTATGTGTTTTCGGGTTTTGGatgattttttttgcttttttcgcTTTTCCGTTTTCGCCTGATTTTTCCAGGGTTTTTGACAAAAATGCATGTTTTTGTTGAAAAAAGGTTTTTTCCTTTTTGTGAGAGGCactatttacttctcgtggaggcatatATTTGCTCCCGCGAGAGGCactcgaaaaagaaaaaaaacacatttttttttgttTCACGAGAGGTATAGATTTGTTTTCGCGAGAGTTATAGTTGTGCttctaggaaaggggggaaaagaatcttgttttcttttctttcgtgagaggcaaaGTTTAACTTCACATGGAGGCATATATTTGCTTCCCTCGAGTGCATgtcggaaagaaaaaaaaacaccttCTGTTTTGTTTCCGCAAGAGGCACAATTTCACGTGGAGGTGCAGATTTATTCTCCGAAAAGAActcaacatgggatctaatttcgAAGATCTCGACGCAAGGATTCAACGCTGAAAATGGTTCAGGAGTTAGACGATCGGttaaagagataaaacgttttaaaTAAACGAAGGTACCAAAAAAACACTCACAGATTGCGGCAAGTGACGCACAATAGAGGTGGAAGTGACCTTTGCAAAGAGTACTTCTCAATTACTAGTATTTTTTGACTACTTAATTACTTCTTAATGGGCCGCAAAATTTGACGGGCGGCAGCAAAATAGCAGCGCTTGAGAGAGTTGAGAGACTGCCTAGTCCAGCCCAAACAGAGCCCGGGACGAAGGCTCCCGTCATCTGTTCCAGCCTGTTCTTCCCGTTCCCCTCCGCCCTGACCTCATCGAGGCGACCGGCCGACCGATCAGCCTGACCCCaaacccctccgccgccgcccgcctccccatggccggccgccgcgcgccgcacGTCATGAGCCTCCACGACTCCGGCCCGCCGCTGCTCGGCCGCGCGCCGCAGCACCCGCAGCCCGGCGACGACCGCGACGAGCCCCCGCACGGCGCCCTCCTCCACCACCCGCGCGGGGGCCCCTCGCAGCACCCCGCCGTGGCGGCCCTCGAGGACCGCATCGTCTCCCGGGACCGGGACATCCAGGAGTTCCTCGTCGACAACCAGCGGTTCGCCGCCACCCACGTCGCGCTCCAGCAGCAGCTCATCTCCGCGCAGCACGAGCTCCGCGCCGTCTCCATCGCCGGCACCAGGGCCCGCATGGAGCGCAAGGCCGACGTCTGCAACATCGCCGACCAGGCCGCGCGCATCGAGGCCGAGGCGCGCTCCGTCGCCGGCGCGCGCGTGGAGATCGAGCAGGTCCACGCCGATGTGCGGGTGCTCGCTGCCGCGCGCAACGAACTCATGGACCGGCTCAAAGACCTCCGCGAGCAGCTAGGGCGCGCGCAGTCCAATTCCGCCAAGTCGGAGAACGTCCGCTCCCAGATTGAGACCATGCGACGGGAGATCCAGAAGGGCAGGTATTACCATCTGTTTTCAATTTTATAGAATCAAAAAGGGCACGCCTCGTCGCCATTCTTATTCAAATGTGACCAAAACCCTACACCCATTTCATGCCATCACTCAGTTTAAGATTTTCAAGTTCCAGCACTGAAACATAGTATATGTGCTTAGAGCGTCAAGTCACATGCTTAGCATATTTAGGAAT
This window of the Triticum aestivum cultivar Chinese Spring chromosome 5D, IWGSC CS RefSeq v2.1, whole genome shotgun sequence genome carries:
- the LOC123123456 gene encoding protein FLC EXPRESSOR, whose protein sequence is MAGRRAPHVMSLHDSGPPLLGRAPQHPQPGDDRDEPPHGALLHHPRGGPSQHPAVAALEDRIVSRDRDIQEFLVDNQRFAATHVALQQQLISAQHELRAVSIAGTRARMERKADVCNIADQAARIEAEARSVAGARVEIEQVHADVRVLAAARNELMDRLKDLREQLGRAQSNSAKSENVRSQIETMRREIQKGRAAVEFEKKAHADNLLQSKAMEKNMIAVASEIERLRGELVNAEKRATAVTTAAAVTNPGYAQPYSSSEATYATMYGNPEAAYAAYGSAEATYAGTYANSDAYSTTNQAQTRTDGNQHYMAQPVHYAQYEGQQQQQQQHTNVQR